One window from the genome of Vespula pensylvanica isolate Volc-1 chromosome 11, ASM1446617v1, whole genome shotgun sequence encodes:
- the LOC122632862 gene encoding mediator of RNA polymerase II transcription subunit 13 isoform X4, which translates to MTHPSHQTNGASLEDCHTNFFALTDLCGIKWRKLVWGEVAGGFGGTPLEDPVLSSFSRCLAGDILCVWRRVAATPAASAGGPATASGPGPGIFELGIAPSPAPPPLSLTAAKELWIFWYGEEPDLSGLVSPELIACESEQGSWESGLSYECRSLLFKALHNLIERCLLSRDFVRLGKWFVQPYDGFEKHRCSSSHLSFSFAFFVHGESTVCASVDVRQHPAVRHLTRACLQRTQTSQSGVKVILAPYGLAGTLTGQVGRMDSQLLEEWKHFYPINSNNIETGLPPLVEVLVGGVRMRYPSCYVLVTDMDDTPPGAPLSPPNSPISCENTFATEQDFGAATELPERVWAECTLSSPVSASKTESSTELGTWTFVEPTQKASCTCSKSVLSRVEAPSTPPEGPPSYSRGPPTGGDCLPVPSVGSPGSPAPSPLPTPHSEPASVPPAEPTMPTLSPQPPPSHTNTAPPLTPSQGPKSASSACNNQAHSPLPGQTLKRPILASREYEGALLEDEQPLSWLYDYSTQEAWLNHPVKRFKGPTSGPTNVRSNTLYPPMNLQALQPQAPKLEIKQEPNVTTSDCIGRRSDPYEFDAMGEENNTNVDGLRRQRDDPPKPGSLFTSEGLQASYKDLEQIFDNSDPDTSSDETNLNQLQVQTPPGSNKSGGMHEETRIDGTNKHNNRGVGVLRPEELSKMFPTPPSLEHNPVASPCQLNDPLTDQTDLSVPQRPLRHLPDIYPNMGSPQEEPIDDWSYVFKPAPICKMVGSSKYAPLTNLPSQSLPPVTLPSHCVYRPSWQCSSTSINSDKPLPPSRPGSVQQQPCPPSPAPLGAPYRTTTLPGRPPPPPYDQPSPATSTTSSYLNKNLNSIEADTPGPTRAPESNSLVVNILLGDTALNIFRDHNFDSCSLCVCNAGPKVVGNIKGADAGVYLTNSWGNGSALIQDDDQIRCSCGFSAVVNRRLAHKAGLFYEDEMEITGIAEDPAEKKKGSLAALACGGGKSPEGLDIIPPNVLELLREQCLLVQSSASSLYRAARIYASMKSYPMLAPTVNTLEFNDGNEVSLAALDQGKIDSTHSERTNRVNGIHRWVFLRARGPQCSGDIVRMMRALQPLLQDAVQKKCTTRMWEAPYTVAGPLTWRQFHRLAGRGTDDRCEPQPIPALVVGYDRDWLSLSPYALGYWEKLLLEPYAGPRDIAYVVVAPDSDCVVNKVKSFFRELSTTYEICRLGRHTPISKVLRDGILRVGKSAAQKLAKQPIDEWFKFLGENRIGELLRLYAQVCNHRLAPYLTQVIQDRSLLDPGDAQLSNKQQQQQQQQQPQTTAPVTDTMPATPDVMTTKPESVESENPRSETPSNTSNPNPNIGNTTPTSQMSTGNSTTTIGPDEEEVEPPAVVVYLVEPFSLGGPEDSDRRRLAILALLRAYSAAVNSMPENIRSNINVQLISLESIMELGRARERRKIQDEMRALALNVFLQGRRLLNHNSTVKSLTGFGTAAAADLFLKSKDSYSNTLATPPHQERNKAPYRLYAPAYVLAPLRAKSEAPESFGIAGPEECAVLYLSYCLSEDQSWLLAVATDDRGEIFETATINIDIPNRKRRKRASARRIGLQKLMDFILGVMSQGVQPWRLVVGRVGRIGHGELKGWSWLLSRKALLKASKHLKEICGQCSLLYPSAAPCVLSACLVSLEPDSTLRLMADQFTPDERFSQASVNCQLSTPQDVTCTHILVFPTSATTQSSQTAFQEQHINGPELGDDELFSALNDDMPEAMEGMGDFNDIFNVWPEAGAGGGQSPSGSPHRPEGSPLGGDGGGSGLGNHDGPGSPFQCSNTSRVAVAEQSEEVGTLLQQPLALGYLVSTAPTGRMPPWFWAACPHLEGVCPVFLKNALHLHSPSIQQNSDDLLQQQSALTAHPLDSQYTTDVLRYVLEGYNALSWLAMDANTKDRLSCLPVHVQALMQLYHAAAALV; encoded by the exons acgGACCTCTGCGGTATAAAATGGAGGAAGCTCGTGTGGGGCGAAGTGGCCGGCGGTTTCGGGGGTACTCCACTCGAGGATCCGGTACTGTCGAGCTTCTCGCGTTGCCTCGCGGGTGACATTCTCTGCGTGTGGCGGCGGGTCGCCGCCACGCCGGCTGCCTCCGCCGGCGGCCCGGCAACCGCCTCTGGACCCGGCCCTGGCATCTTCGAACTGGGCATCGCGCCCTCTCCAGCTCCTCCACCACTCTCTCTGACTGCAGCCAAGGAACTCTGGATCTTCTGGTACGGCGAGGAACCCGATCTTTCTGGTCTCGTCTCGCCAGAGCTCATCGCCTGCG AAAGCGAACAAGGATCGTGGGAAAGTGGTTTGTCATACGAGTGCAGGTCTCTTCTCTTTAAAGCTCTTCATAATTTGATCGAACGGTGCTTACTATCACGTGACTTTGTTCGATTAGGAAAGTGGTTTGTGCAACCATATGATGGCTTTGAAAAACATCGTTGTAGCAG CAGTCACTTGTCATTCTCGTTTGCATTTTTTGTGCATGGAGAAAGCACTGTATGTGCAAGCGTGGATGTCAGACAACATCCTGCAGTGCGACATCTTACTAGGGCATGTTTGCAGCGCACTCAAACATCTCAATCTGGTGTTAAGg TGATCTTGGCTCCTTACGGATTGGCAGGAACTTTAACAGGCCAAGTTGGACGTATGGATAGTCAGCTTCTCGAAGAATGGAAACATTTCTATccaattaatagtaataacattGAAACAGGACTGCCACCACTTGTGGAAGTTCTTGTTGGTGGTGTACGCATGCGTTATCCATCCTGTTATGTATTAGTTACGGATATGGATGATACACCACCGGGAGCTCCATTGTCACCACCAAATAGTCCTATTAGTTGTGAAAATACTTTTGCAACTGAACAAGATTTTGGAGCTGCTACAGAATTACCAGAACGCGTATGGGCAGAATGTACTTTAAGCTCACCAGTATCTGCTTCCAAGACCGAATCTTCCACAGAACTTGGAACCTGGACATTTGTTGAACCAACGCAAAAGGCTTCCTGTACTTGCTCAaa gtCCGTATTGAGCAGAGTAGAAGCACCAAGTACGCCACCAGAAGGACCACCATCTTATTCAAGAGGTCCACCTACCGGAGGAGATTGTCTACCAGTTCCATCAGTAGGATCACCAGGCTCGCCAGCACCATCTCCACTTCCAACTCCACATTCTGAGCCTGCATCAGTTCCACCAGCAGAACCAACGATGCCTACACTCAGCCCACAACCACCACCCAGTCATACAAACACTGCCCCTCCTTTAACTCCATCACAAGGTCCAAAATCGGCATCTTCTGCATGTAATAATCAGGCACATAGTCCTTTACCTGGGCAAACACTAAAACGACCAATCTTAGCCTCTAGAGAATATGAAGGTGCTCTTTTAGAAGATGAACAACCTTTGTCTTGGCTTTATGATTATTCGACACAAGAAGCTTGGCTCAATCATCCTGTCAAGCGTTTTAAAGGTCCAACGAGTGGTCCAACTAATGTTCGAAGTAACACTCTATATCCACCAATGAATTTGCAAGCTTTACAACCTCAAGCACCAAAACTAGAAATCAAACAGGAACCAAACGTAACAACT AGTGATTGTATCGGAAGAAGATCAGATCCATATGAATTTGATGCAATGGGAGAAGAGAATAATACAAACGTCGATGGTTTAAGGCGACAAAGAGACGATCCACCTAAACCAGGATCTTTATTTACTAGCGAAGGTCTTCAAGCATCTTATAAGGATTTGGAACAGATTTTTGATAATTCTGATCCTGATACTTCGAGTGACGAGACC AACTTAAATCAGCTTCAAGTACAAACACCACCGGGTTCTAATAAATCGGGTGGTATGCATGAAGAGACAAGGATAGACGGTACAAATAAGCACAACAATCGTGGTGTAGGAGTATTACGACCGGAAGAACTCTCCAAAATGTTTCCAACGCCACCGTCTTTGGAGCACAATCCAGTAGCTTCGCCATGTCAGTTAAACGATCCGCTTACGGACCAAACCGATCTCTCCGTTCCACAACGTCCACTCAGGCATCTCCCGGACATCTATCCCAATATGGGATCTCCGCAAGAGGAACCAATCGATGATTGGTCATACGTGTTCAAGCCAGCTCCCATCTGCAAGATGGTCGGTTCTTCCAAATACGCTCCACTTACGAATCTACCTAGCCAATCCCTTCCACCCGTTACACTGCCATCGCACTGCGTGTACAGACCTTCCTGGCAGTGTAGTTCGACTTCCATCAATTCGGATAAACCTCTTCCACCGTCTAGACCCGGATCCGTTCAACAACAACCTTGTCCACCGAGTCCAGCACCATTAGGCGCTCCATATCGTACGACTACTCTTCCGGGTAggccaccgccaccaccataCGACCAACCGAGTCCAGCTACTTCTACAACATCCtcatatctaaataaaaaccTAAACAGTATCGAGGCAGACACACCGGGGCCAACTCGTGCTCCGGAATCTAATTCTCTCGTGGTGAACATACTTTTGGGTGATACGGCATTGAATATTTTCCGTGATCATAACTTCGATAGTTGCAGTCTATGCGTATGTAACGCAGGTCCGAAAGTTGTTGGTAATATAAAAGGTGCCGATGCAGGTGTTTATCTAACGAACTCTTGGGGAAATGGTAGTGCTCTGATTCAAGATGACGATCAAATTAGGTGCAGCTGTGGTTTTAGTGCTGTGGTAAATAGGCGATTAGCTCATAAAGCAGGATTATTTTATGAAGACGAGATGGAAATAACGGGAATTGCTGAAGATCCagcggagaaaaagaaagggtcGCTTGCCGCACTTGCATGCGGTGGAGGCAAATCGCCTGAAGGATTAGATATTATTCCTCCGAACGTCTTGGAATTACTTCGAGAGCAATGCTTGCTAGTACAGAGTTCCGCGAGCAGTCTTTACAGAGCGGCAAGAATTTACGCTAGCATGAAGAGTTACCCAATGCTCGCACCAACGGTGAATACCCTAGAATTCAATGATGGCAACGAGGTGTCGCTCGCAGCATTAGATCAGGGCAAGATCGATAGTACACATAGTGAAAGGACTAATCGTGTTAATGGCATACATCGTTGGGTCTTTCTCAGAGCTCGCGGTCCTCAGTGTAGTGGTGATATTGTGAGAATGATGAGAGCCCTACAGCCGCTCTTACAAGATGCAGTACAGAAAAAGTGTACCACTAGAATGTGGGAAGCACCTTACACCGTTGCTGGACCTCTTACTTGGAGACAATTTCATCGTTTGGCTGGACGTGGAACGGACGATCGATGCGAACCGCAACCGATACCTGCACTGGTTGTAGGCTATGACAGAGATTGGTTATCATTATCACCTTACGCTCTTGGTTATTGGGAGAAACTATTGTTGGAACCTTACGCCGGCCCGAGGGATATCGCTTATGTTGTGGTCGCACCAGACAGCGATTGCGTAGTCAATAAAGTCAAGTCATTTTTCCGTGAGCTTTCAACAACTTACGAA ATCTGTCGATTAGGGAGACACACTCCAATTTCAAAGGTATTACGCGACGGGATTCTTCGTGTCGGTAAATCAGCAGCACAAAAGTTAGCGAAGCAACCGATCGACGAATGGTTTAAATTTCTTGGTGAAAATCGAATAGGAGAATTATTGCGACTATATGCTCAAGTGTGTAATCATCGTCTGGCACCATATTTGACGCAAGTTATACAAGATCGAAGTTTATTAGATCCTGGTGACGCTCAGCTATCAAataaacaacaacagcagcagcagcagcaacaaccgCAAACCACCGCTCCTGTTACCGATACGATGCCAGCAACGCCTGACGTGATGACGACAAAGCCAGAATCTGTTG AAAGCGAAAACCCAAGAAGCGAGACTCCCTCGAATACGTCAAATCCAAATCCGAATATCGGTAATACTACGCCGACTTCGCAAATGTCCACCGGAAATTCAACAACGACTATAGGTCCCGACGAGGAGGAAGTCGAACCACCGGCCGTTGTTGTTTATTTAGTCGAACCATTCTCTTTGGGAGGACCCGAAGATTCGGATCGGCGACGGCTTGCTATATTAGCTCTGTTACGAGCCTATTCTGCTGCAGTGAACAGCATGCCTGAAAATATTAGATCTAACATAAATGTTCAG ttAATATCACTGGAAAGCATAATGGAATTAGGTCGCgcaagagaaaggaggaagataCAAGATGAGATGAGAGCTTTGGCTTTAAACGTGTTTCTACAAGGACGTCGTTTGCTGAACCATAATTCCACGGTAAAGAGTCTTACTGGTTTCGGTACCGCAGCCGCCGCAGACCTATTCCTGAAAAGTAAAGAT TCATATAGTAATACTCTTGCAACTCCTCCACATCAGGAACGGAACAAAGCACCGTACCGATTGTACGCACCAGCCTATGTATTGGCCCCTCTACGAGCGAAAAGCGAAGCGCCGGAATCATTTGGAATTGCTGGACCAGAGGAGTGTGCTGTATTATATTTGAGTTACTGCCTCAGCGAAGATCAATCTTGGTTATTGGCCGTGGCAACGGATGATCGAGGAGAGATCTTCGAAACAGCTAccattaatattgatatacccaataggaaacgaagaaaacgtgCCTCTGCCAGAAGAATTGGATTACAGAAACTTATGGATTTCATCCTTGGTGTGATGTCTCAAGGT GTGCAACCGTGGAGATTAGTTGTAGGTCGTGTTGGACGTATAGGACATGGAGAATTGAAAGGCTGGAGTTGGTTACTTTCTAGAAAAGCTCTTTTGAAAGCTTCGAaacatttgaaagaaatatgtgGACAATGTAGTCTTTTATACCCATCAGCAGCGCCTTGTGTACTCAGCGCATGTTTAGTATCTCTAGAACCTGACTCGACTCTCAGACTAATGGCTGATCAATTTACACCCGATGAAAGGTTTAGCCAAGCATCAGTAAACTGCCAATTATCCACACCACAAGATGTTACATGTACTCATATCCTCGTTTTTCCTACGTCGGCTACTACTCAG TCATCCCAGACTGCCTTTCAAGAACAACATATAAATGGACCAGAATTAGGAGATGACGAATTATTTTCTGCTTTGAATGACGATATGCCAGAAGCCATGGAGGGCATGGGAgatttcaatgatattttcaaTGTATGGCCCGAGGCAGGTGCAGGTGGTGGTCAAAGTCCTAGCGGGAGTCCTCATCGGCCTGAAGGATCTCCATTAGGAGGAGACGGTGGGGGTTCTGGATTAGGCAATCATGATGGACCAGGTAGTCCGTTTCAGTGCAGTAATACGTCCAGA gTAGCCGTTGCTGAACAATCGGAAGAAGTTGGTACGCTTTTACAACAACCACTTGCTCTTGGTTATCTAGTATCTACTGCACCAACAGGCCGAATGCCACCATGGTTTTGGGCAGCTTGTCCACATCTTGAAGGAGTTTGTCCagtttttttgaaaaatgctTTACATCTTCACAGTCCCTCAATTCAGCAAAATAGTGACGACCTCCTACAACAACAAAGCGCACTTACTGCTCACCCACTTGATTCACAGTATACCACCGATGTACTCAG GTATGTTCTGGAGGGATATAACGCATTATCATGGCTCGCAATGGATGCAAATACCAAGGATCGATTATCCTGTTTACCGGTGCATGTACAGGCGCTCATGCAGCTCTACCACGCAGCGGCAGCTCTCGTCTGA